One Tubulanus polymorphus chromosome 5, tnTubPoly1.2, whole genome shotgun sequence DNA segment encodes these proteins:
- the LOC141905218 gene encoding FMRFamide receptor-like codes for MVINESFSYFIANDNYTLRDQLQQQPYNVDIEVTGNGTREVLAPPASPPGHLQGIVDAFAIAGLIVGPLGLIGNILTIIVLTNKTMRSSTNSYLTSLAIWDSIVILTSLFLIYLVNFVPILICTVQVAYPTALTAQTATIWITVSFTVERFIAVCHPLRAASMCTIRRARIVIFGVSLSSVLYNLPRWFEYKLTPKWQPERTNFGNNPIFTNTYYMIYLPIMCIIPLCVLSVVNIFLIRAVRESSHQRADMNVRQSRENNVTIMLVSVVVVFIICQVPALVYNVAYAIDRNITLSYSFQVLSNFRNFLVVVNSTINFLLYCAFGQKFRRTFVRMVCWCVVPETLRRQHSFSHLSNTAQGNATQAVLPQHLQHQRNSGNNQYTRIPNHARSPQHCDTTVMNHRNSSGTTTRSSTLSKDSSLLSPTITNTNCISLKITDNHQNHNNDDEDDFIIDSSKPIIEEFELSDLHQPSPDEPDGDNDSQETVLRQLIPTSESFCVYKVDLSKFKNGTIV; via the coding sequence ATGGTTATCAACGAAAGTTTTTCATACTTCATCGCGAACGACAATTATACATTGCGCGATCAATTGCAACAACAACCGTACAATGTCGATATCGAGGTAACCGGTAACGGCACGAGGGAGGTGTTAGCGCCGCCGGCTTCACCGCCCGGACACTTACAGGGAATCGTAGACGCGTTCGCTATCGCCGGCCTGATCGTCGGACCTCTAGGATTAATCGGTAATATTCTGACGATAATCGTTCTAACGAATAAAACGATGCGCTCGTCGACGAATAGCTATCTAACGTCCCTCGCCATCTGGGACTCGATTGTAATATTGACGTCGCTGTTTCTGATCTATTTGGTGAACTTCGTGCCAATATTAATATGTACCGTCCAAGTGGCATACCCGACCGCGTTGACGGCGCAAACGGCGACCATCTGGATAACGGTATCGTTCACGGTCGAGAGATTCATCGCCGTTTGCCACCCGTTACGCGCGGCGTCGATGTGTACGATACGCCGCGCCCGCATCGTCATATTCGGAGTTTCGTTGAGTTCTGTTTTGTATAATTTACCGCGCTGGTTCGAGTACAAGTTGACGCCGAAATGGCAGCCGGAGCGCACGAACTTCGGCAACAATCCCATATTCACGAATACGTATTATATGATATACCTGCCGATCATGTGTATCATACCGTTATGTGTTTTATCCGTAGTGAACATATTCTTGATTCGCGCAGTTCGCGAGTCGTCGCATCAACGCGCCGATATGAACGTGCGTCAGTCTCGCGAGAATAATGTGACGATTATGCTCGTCTCTGTCGTTGTCGTCTTCATCATTTGTCAAGTGCCGGCTTTAGTTTATAACGTAGCGTACGCTATTGACCGCAACATCACCCTATCGTACAGCTTCCAGGTGTTATCGAATTTCCGTAACTTTCTCGTCGTCGTGAACAGCACGATTAATTTCCTACTGTATTGTGCCTTCGGTCAGAAGTTTCGCCGGACATTCGTGCGTATGGTCTGCTGGTGCGTCGTGCCCGAAACGCTGCGACGCCAGCACAGTTTCAGCCATTTGTCGAACACGGCGCAGGGCAACGCCACGCAAGCCGTTCTACCGCAACACCTGCAACACCAGCGCAACTCCGGCAACAATCAGTACACGCGCATTCCCAACCACGCCCGGTCGCCGCAACATTGTGATACAACAGTCATGAACCATCGGAACTCGTCCGGCACGACGACCAGATCATCGACGCTGTCGAAAGACTCGTCGCTTCTCTCGCCGACTATCACGAACACGAACTGCATTTCGCTAAAAATTACTgataatcatcaaaatcacaACAACGACGACGAGGATGATTTCATCATCGACAGTTCGAAACCGATCATCGAGGAGTTCGAACTCAGCGATCTTCATCAGCCGTCGCCCGACGAACCGGACGGTGACAACGACTCTCAAGAGACTGTTCTCAGACAACTCATACCTACTAGCGAATCA